A window of the Bufo gargarizans isolate SCDJY-AF-19 chromosome 1, ASM1485885v1, whole genome shotgun sequence genome harbors these coding sequences:
- the AZU1 gene encoding azurocidin isoform X2 yields the protein MITMKATGNMGLFIIPLALWVCLVEGGSFRTWIVGGREAAPNSHPYIASLQFRRQHFCGGSLIAQQFVMTAAHCLSDMNEASRQTFRISRVFENGFNPQTLENDILILQLDRNVALDSRVNLVSLPRVNETVPAGTQCITSGWGRLGTQARAPNSLQELNVTVTARDQCRPNNICTGVFMRQAGICFGDFGGPLVCNGVIQGISSFIIRSCGSGVAPDFFSRVAIFRDFIDRSINS from the exons TGGGTATGCCTGGTGGAAGGAG GATCTTTCCGTACTTGGATTGTTGGGGGAAGGGAGGCTGCTCCCAATTCTCACCCATACATTGCCTCTCTTCAGTTTAGAAGACAGCATTTCTGTGGGGGATCACTCATTGCCCAGCAGTTTGTAATGACAGCTGCCCATTGCCTGTCAGATAT GAACGAAGCCTCCAGGCAAACTTTTAGAATTTCACGAGTCTTTGAAAACGGCTTCAATCCACAGACACTGGAAAATGATATCCTTATATTACAG CTTGATAGAAATGTAGCTCTGGACTCCAGAGTTAATTTGGTTAGTCTACCTCGAGTGAATGAGACAGTCCCAGCTGGAACCCAATGTATCACTTCAGGATGGGGGCGATTGGGAACACAGGCAAGAGCTCCAAACAGTCTTCAAGAACTCAATGTCACAGTGACTGCAAGAGATCAATGTCGCCCCAACAATATATGCACCGGAGTATTTATGCGTCAGGCTGGCATATGCTTT GGAGACTTTGGAGGTCCTCTCGTGTGCAATGGGGTCATTCAAGGTATTTCTTCCTTCATAATCCGGAGCTGTGGAAGTGGGGTAGCTCCTGATTTCTTCTCCCGGGTTGCCATTTTCCGAGACTTTATTGATAGATCTATCAACAGCTGA
- the LOC122930786 gene encoding serine protease ami-like: MAVPNLLPALVVLLSITCYECYPRGRILGGSPSVVSSRPYLVSLQVDGIHMCGGLLISDEWVLSAAHCKPDSVNKTLQAVLGTNSLTDPKKLVYVIDIQIMHPLYNKTTKQHDLLLLKLPQKVPLSKSVSPLPYQMEDILIQPNTLCLVAGWGKIRRTGRKTDVLNEAMVPVISPEICNRRDYYHGEITANMMCAGDNRRDSCEGDSGGPLICNGVAEAIVSSGSSVCGNLKRPGVYTRIYPYNVWIVDTMRNNTELTTPIPTAKSN; this comes from the exons AGTGCTACCCACGTGGTCGAATCCTTGGTGGAAGTCCGTCCGTTGTAAGTTCTAGACCGTACTTGGTATCATTGCAAGTGGATGGAATCCACATGTGCGGTGGACTACTAATCTCTGATGAATGGGTGCTGAGTGCTGCACATTGCAAACCAGACAG TGTTAATAAGACTCTGCAAGCTGTCCTGGGGACTAACTCTCTGACCGACCCTAAAAAGTTAGTTTATGTTATTGACATCCAGATCATGCATCCTCTATATAACAAAACGACTAAACAGCATGACTTACTTCTTCTAAAG TTACCACAAAAGGTTCCACTGAGCAAATCAGTAAGTCCTCTACCTTACCAGATGGAAGATATTCTCATCCAACCAAACACACTTTGTCTGGTTGCTGGCTGGGGAAAAATCAGGCGAACTGGAAGGAAGACAGATGTCCTAAATGAGGCAATGGTCCCAGTGATCAGTCCAGAGATCTGCAACCGTCGGGACTACTACCATGGAGAGATAACTGCCAACATGATGTGTGCAGGGGACAACAGGCGGGATTCATGTGAG GGTGACTCTGGTGGACCTTTAATATGTAATGGTGTGGCCGAGGCTATAGTGTCTTCTGGATCTAGCGTCTGTGGCAATCTAAAACGTCCTGGAGTGTACACACGCATCTATCCCTATAATGTTTGGATAGTCGATACCATGAGGAATAACACTGAATTAACCACGCCTATTCCAACTGCAAAGTCTAACTGA
- the AZU1 gene encoding azurocidin isoform X1 gives MITMKATGNMGLFIIPLALWVCLVEGGSFRTWIVGGREAAPNSHPYIASLQFRRQHFCGGSLIAQQFVMTAAHCLSDINPNQVTVILGAHSLSRNEASRQTFRISRVFENGFNPQTLENDILILQLDRNVALDSRVNLVSLPRVNETVPAGTQCITSGWGRLGTQARAPNSLQELNVTVTARDQCRPNNICTGVFMRQAGICFGDFGGPLVCNGVIQGISSFIIRSCGSGVAPDFFSRVAIFRDFIDRSINS, from the exons TGGGTATGCCTGGTGGAAGGAG GATCTTTCCGTACTTGGATTGTTGGGGGAAGGGAGGCTGCTCCCAATTCTCACCCATACATTGCCTCTCTTCAGTTTAGAAGACAGCATTTCTGTGGGGGATCACTCATTGCCCAGCAGTTTGTAATGACAGCTGCCCATTGCCTGTCAGATAT AAACCCAAATCAGGTGACAGTCATATTAGGGGCTCATTCTCTTTCCAGGAACGAAGCCTCCAGGCAAACTTTTAGAATTTCACGAGTCTTTGAAAACGGCTTCAATCCACAGACACTGGAAAATGATATCCTTATATTACAG CTTGATAGAAATGTAGCTCTGGACTCCAGAGTTAATTTGGTTAGTCTACCTCGAGTGAATGAGACAGTCCCAGCTGGAACCCAATGTATCACTTCAGGATGGGGGCGATTGGGAACACAGGCAAGAGCTCCAAACAGTCTTCAAGAACTCAATGTCACAGTGACTGCAAGAGATCAATGTCGCCCCAACAATATATGCACCGGAGTATTTATGCGTCAGGCTGGCATATGCTTT GGAGACTTTGGAGGTCCTCTCGTGTGCAATGGGGTCATTCAAGGTATTTCTTCCTTCATAATCCGGAGCTGTGGAAGTGGGGTAGCTCCTGATTTCTTCTCCCGGGTTGCCATTTTCCGAGACTTTATTGATAGATCTATCAACAGCTGA